In Anoplopoma fimbria isolate UVic2021 breed Golden Eagle Sablefish chromosome 12, Afim_UVic_2022, whole genome shotgun sequence, one DNA window encodes the following:
- the mrps25 gene encoding 28S ribosomal protein S25, mitochondrial: MPMKGRFPIRRTLEYLQKGDIIFKNRVKIMTVNYNTHGELSDGARKFVFFNIPQIQYKNQWLQIMMFKNMTPSPFLKFYLDDGEQVQVDVEGKDHKQISQHVKKILGKSEEVLQAEAQAKMQASNPANFGPKKYCLRECICEVEGQVPCPGSTPLPREMTGKYRAQMAASQE; encoded by the exons ATGCCTATGAAAGGAAGGTTTCCCATCAGGAGGACTCTGGAGTACCTCCAGAAGGGAGACATCATCTTTAAGAACAGAGTGAAGATCATGACGGTGAACTACAACACACACGGAGAGCTGAGCGACGGAGCAAG aaagtTTGTGTTCTTCAATATTCCTCAGATTCAGTACAAGAACCAGTGGCTCCAAATAATGATGTTCAAAAATATGACACCGTCACCGTTCTTGAAGTTCTACCTGG ACGATGGGGAGCAAGTTCAGGTGGACGTGGAAGGGAAGGACCACAAACAAATTTCACAACATGTTAAGAAGATTCTGGGCAAATCAGA AGAGGTGTTACAAGCCGAGGCTCAAGCCAAGATGCAGGCCTCCAACCCGGCCAACTTCGGCCCCAAAAAGTACTGTCTGAGGGAGTGCATCTGCGAGGTGGAGGGCCAGGTGCCGTGTCCTGGCAGCACGCCGCTGCCCAGGGAGATGACGGGAAAATATCGAGCCCAGATGGCAGCGTCGCAGGAGTGA